One Brevibacillus choshinensis genomic window carries:
- a CDS encoding methylmalonyl-CoA mutase family protein has translation MNKDTLFKEFSVPTYDQWREAAEKTLKGASFDAKLLTKTYEGITLQPIYRQEDVVKLVHIHAEPGCAPYLRGTNTAGSPEAQSWEVAQEILTADAAAFNEIARGDLERGQTMLNLVFDQATRSGRNPEKTALETVGDEGLSIFSLEDLATAFADINLEEVPVYAYAGPHNMPILSLLVAHLKAAGRDVSKLRGCVGADPFAALVTEGTLPGSKSAAFDGMAQATQWAAKHAPQLKTILVQGHPYHDAGAHSVQELAYALATGVEYVQAMLERGLSIEDIAPRMQFAFSVGSHVFMEIAKIRAARMLWAAIMDSYGGSEAAQKMTIHARTSAWTKTVLDPNVNMLRATTEAFSAVVAGVDSLHVSAFDEAIRPANEFSRRIARNTQIILEKEAHLAKVADPAGGSWYVEKLTDELAEKVWELFLQVEEQGGMRKALESGIPQSQIEEVAVKKAANVAQRKTRVVGTNMYANALEHPEAVSKLAVEPETRLAALEAYLAKHDRNKVSSMLEALSVEQDERMEKAIQAVLAGATLGELTKVLLPEDQERTCAKPLRRHRLAEPFETLRQRAVQYEAKTGHKPKVFLVNMGPVSKHKARADFAAEFFTVGGFEVLRSDPFASSDEAALAVIASKAPIAVICSDDGSYPEIVPALAQAIKRGNPEMTLLLAGLPDEEQFASYKNVGLDDCIHIRTNCYQVLRDLSERIGVMS, from the coding sequence GTGAACAAAGATACATTGTTTAAAGAATTTTCTGTCCCAACGTACGACCAATGGAGGGAAGCGGCAGAAAAGACGCTGAAGGGAGCTTCTTTTGACGCCAAGCTTTTGACGAAAACCTATGAGGGGATTACTCTTCAGCCCATTTATCGGCAGGAAGATGTCGTAAAACTCGTGCACATTCACGCTGAGCCAGGTTGTGCTCCCTATTTGCGGGGTACAAACACAGCCGGTTCCCCTGAAGCGCAAAGCTGGGAGGTAGCCCAAGAGATTTTGACGGCAGATGCCGCAGCATTTAATGAAATCGCACGAGGCGACCTGGAGCGCGGTCAAACCATGCTGAACCTCGTATTTGATCAAGCAACCCGCTCAGGACGCAATCCAGAAAAGACGGCGCTGGAAACGGTCGGCGATGAAGGGCTGTCCATTTTCAGCCTTGAAGATCTGGCTACAGCTTTTGCTGACATCAATCTGGAGGAAGTACCCGTTTACGCATACGCAGGTCCACATAACATGCCCATCCTATCCTTGCTTGTCGCTCACCTAAAGGCTGCGGGCCGAGATGTATCAAAGCTGCGTGGCTGTGTGGGCGCTGATCCGTTCGCCGCACTCGTTACGGAGGGCACACTGCCTGGATCTAAGTCAGCTGCATTTGACGGCATGGCACAAGCAACACAATGGGCAGCCAAGCATGCGCCGCAGCTGAAAACGATCCTCGTGCAAGGCCATCCGTACCATGATGCAGGGGCTCATTCGGTCCAGGAGCTCGCCTATGCACTGGCAACTGGTGTCGAGTATGTCCAAGCGATGCTGGAACGCGGACTTTCGATCGAGGATATCGCACCGCGCATGCAGTTTGCCTTTTCTGTGGGCTCCCATGTGTTCATGGAAATCGCGAAAATCAGGGCGGCTCGCATGCTGTGGGCAGCGATCATGGATTCGTATGGCGGATCGGAAGCGGCTCAAAAAATGACCATTCACGCGCGCACCTCTGCGTGGACCAAGACCGTACTCGATCCAAACGTGAATATGCTGCGGGCAACTACGGAAGCGTTTTCAGCCGTGGTAGCCGGCGTAGACAGCCTGCATGTTTCTGCATTTGACGAGGCAATTCGTCCAGCCAATGAGTTTTCCAGACGGATCGCGCGCAACACGCAAATCATTCTTGAGAAAGAAGCGCATTTGGCGAAAGTGGCCGATCCAGCCGGTGGCTCGTGGTACGTCGAAAAGCTTACAGATGAGCTGGCTGAAAAGGTGTGGGAGCTGTTCCTGCAGGTGGAAGAGCAGGGAGGAATGCGCAAAGCACTCGAGTCAGGAATTCCTCAGTCGCAGATCGAAGAAGTCGCAGTGAAAAAGGCGGCAAATGTTGCGCAGCGCAAGACGCGAGTCGTTGGGACGAACATGTATGCAAATGCACTCGAGCATCCTGAGGCAGTAAGCAAGCTGGCCGTGGAGCCTGAAACCCGATTGGCTGCTCTTGAAGCCTATCTCGCGAAGCACGACCGCAACAAAGTCAGTAGCATGCTTGAGGCCCTATCTGTGGAGCAGGATGAACGGATGGAGAAGGCGATACAAGCCGTTTTGGCAGGCGCAACGTTAGGTGAACTGACGAAGGTCCTGCTGCCAGAAGATCAGGAACGGACTTGTGCAAAGCCGCTTCGCCGTCACCGGCTGGCAGAACCATTCGAAACATTGCGTCAGCGGGCAGTTCAATACGAGGCGAAAACGGGTCATAAGCCGAAAGTCTTCCTGGTCAATATGGGTCCCGTATCGAAGCACAAGGCGCGGGCGGACTTCGCGGCAGAGTTCTTTACGGTAGGAGGCTTCGAAGTTTTGCGCTCCGACCCGTTTGCTTCATCCGACGAAGCTGCCTTGGCGGTGATCGCATCCAAAGCTCCGATTGCGGTGATTTGTTCGGATGACGGCAGCTATCCCGAGATCGTCCCGGCACTGGCGCAGGCAATCAAGAGAGGAAACCCTGAGATGACGTTGCTTTTGGCCGGTCTCCCGGATGAGGAACAGTTCGCCAGCTATAAAAATGTCGGGCTGGATGACTGCATTCATATCCGCACCAACTGCTACCAAGTACTTCGCGACCTGTCGGAACGAATAGGGGTGATGTCATGA
- the scpA gene encoding methylmalonyl-CoA mutase, with the protein MKKRPDFSKVPFRTTKSLAANSFLPADQHSTNERLWQTLEQIPVKPLYSKEDLEGMNHLGYMPGLPPYFRGPYPTMYVTQPWTVRQYAGFSTAEESNAFYRRNLAAGQKGLSIAFDLATHRGYDSDHPRVVGDVGKAGVAVDSILDMKILFDGIPLDQMSVSMTMNGAVLPIMAFYIVAAEEQGVPQEQLTGTIQNDILKEYMVRNTYIYPPEASMKIISDIFAYTSKHMPKFNSISISGYHMQEAGATADIELAYTLADGLEYVRTGLKAGIEIDAFAPRLSFFWAIGMNYFMEIAKMRAARLIWANLIKQFHPKNEKSMALRTHSQTSGWSLTEQDPFNNVVRTCVEAMAAALGHTQSLHTNALDEAIALPTDFSARIARNTQLFLQDETEICKVVDPWAGSYYVEALTAQLVEKAWAHIEEIEALGGMAKAIETGLPKMKIEEAAARRQAHIDSGKEAIIGVNKYRLDKEDPLEILEVDNTAVREAQIKRLRELREHRDEARVQAALTAITTCAETGEGNLLELAIEAARARASLGEISDAYEKVVGRHKAVIRSISGIYSSEYADAEEVAAVRKMADEFEQWEGRRPRIMIAKMGQDGHDRGAKVIATAFADLGFDVDIGPLFQTPEETAKQAVENDVHVIGFSSLAAGHKTLLPQLALELKKLGREDIVVVVGGVIPAQDYAFLKENGAAAIFGPGTVIPVAAQNVLQEIVRRLEAGSL; encoded by the coding sequence ATGAAGAAGAGGCCTGATTTTTCAAAAGTGCCATTCCGTACGACGAAAAGCTTGGCTGCGAACTCTTTCCTGCCAGCGGATCAACACTCGACAAACGAGCGGCTCTGGCAAACTCTCGAGCAGATTCCCGTAAAGCCGCTCTATTCCAAAGAGGATCTGGAGGGAATGAATCATCTGGGCTACATGCCCGGCTTGCCGCCCTATTTTCGCGGGCCGTATCCGACCATGTACGTGACGCAGCCGTGGACCGTTCGGCAATATGCCGGGTTTTCCACAGCCGAAGAGAGCAACGCGTTTTACCGACGCAACCTGGCAGCTGGTCAAAAGGGTCTGTCGATCGCCTTTGACCTGGCCACTCACCGGGGCTACGACTCCGATCATCCGCGGGTCGTCGGGGATGTCGGGAAAGCCGGTGTAGCGGTGGATTCGATCCTGGATATGAAGATCTTGTTTGACGGGATTCCGCTGGATCAAATGTCGGTGTCCATGACCATGAACGGGGCCGTTTTGCCGATTATGGCCTTTTATATCGTAGCAGCGGAAGAACAGGGGGTCCCCCAGGAGCAGCTGACTGGAACGATCCAAAACGATATTTTAAAGGAATACATGGTGCGCAATACGTACATCTACCCGCCGGAAGCGTCCATGAAAATCATTTCCGATATCTTTGCGTATACCTCCAAGCACATGCCGAAATTCAACAGCATTAGCATTTCCGGCTACCATATGCAGGAAGCGGGGGCGACTGCCGATATCGAGCTTGCCTATACGCTGGCAGATGGTTTGGAATATGTGCGAACGGGTCTGAAAGCAGGGATAGAAATTGACGCGTTCGCCCCGAGGCTGTCCTTTTTCTGGGCCATCGGCATGAATTACTTCATGGAAATTGCCAAGATGAGAGCAGCACGTCTGATCTGGGCGAATCTGATCAAGCAGTTCCATCCGAAAAACGAGAAGTCCATGGCGCTGCGCACGCATTCACAGACATCCGGATGGAGCTTGACGGAGCAAGATCCGTTTAACAACGTGGTTCGAACCTGTGTCGAAGCAATGGCAGCAGCCCTGGGGCATACGCAATCCCTGCATACGAACGCACTGGACGAAGCGATCGCACTCCCGACAGACTTCTCTGCCCGGATCGCACGCAATACCCAGCTGTTCCTGCAGGATGAGACAGAGATCTGCAAGGTGGTAGACCCGTGGGCTGGCTCCTATTATGTAGAAGCATTGACTGCTCAGCTGGTTGAGAAAGCATGGGCTCACATCGAAGAGATCGAAGCACTCGGCGGGATGGCCAAAGCGATCGAGACCGGTCTGCCCAAAATGAAGATCGAAGAAGCAGCGGCAAGGCGCCAAGCCCATATTGATTCGGGCAAGGAAGCGATCATCGGAGTCAACAAATACCGTCTCGACAAAGAAGACCCGCTGGAAATCCTCGAGGTGGACAATACAGCTGTACGCGAAGCGCAGATCAAGAGATTGCGCGAGCTGCGTGAACACCGCGACGAGGCAAGAGTGCAAGCAGCGCTTACAGCCATCACGACTTGCGCGGAAACAGGAGAAGGCAATCTGCTGGAGTTGGCCATCGAGGCTGCTCGCGCAAGGGCTTCACTAGGAGAAATCTCGGATGCGTACGAAAAAGTAGTGGGCCGCCACAAGGCCGTCATCCGTTCCATCAGCGGAATCTACAGCTCGGAGTATGCAGATGCGGAAGAAGTGGCAGCTGTGCGAAAAATGGCGGACGAGTTTGAGCAATGGGAAGGCCGTCGTCCCCGCATCATGATCGCCAAAATGGGTCAGGACGGGCATGACAGAGGAGCGAAAGTCATTGCGACCGCTTTTGCGGATCTAGGCTTTGACGTCGATATCGGACCGCTGTTCCAGACACCGGAGGAGACAGCCAAGCAAGCCGTTGAAAACGATGTGCACGTCATTGGCTTCAGCTCTTTGGCTGCCGGACATAAGACGCTGCTGCCGCAGCTTGCCCTTGAACTGAAAAAGCTGGGTCGGGAAGATATCGTGGTGGTCGTCGGCGGCGTCATTCCGGCGCAAGACTATGCGTTCCTCAAGGAAAACGGTGCAGCTGCCATCTTTGGTCCGGGTACGGTCATACCGGTTGCAGCGCAAAATGTACTCCAAGAAATCGTGCGTCGTCTGGAGGCTGGCAGTCTATGA
- the meaB gene encoding methylmalonyl Co-A mutase-associated GTPase MeaB, with translation MSEGDKDRTSLNFSSSVRLPRLSVDQYVQGVRENNRTILAQAITLAESNSAVHMNMAQEVIRQLLPHTGNSIRIGITGVPGAGKSTFIETFGTMLCEKGHRVAVLAVDPSSTVTRGSILGDKTRMELLSRNPNAFIRPSATGGTLGGVNRKTRETMLICEAAGYDVILIETVGVGQSETTVRSMVDFFLLLMLTGAGDELQGIKKGVIEIADALLINKADGENKHRALVARGEYNRVLHYLQPATSGWETKAYMCSALTGEGIEEIWSVIGQFRDQTTRTGGFDARRKAQSLDWMHSMTQDYLRATFYSNPEVAGMLPTIESAVASGQLSVTSAVQQLVERFEKRDRDGK, from the coding sequence ATGAGTGAGGGCGACAAAGACCGGACTTCCTTGAACTTTTCTTCATCAGTCCGTCTCCCTCGCTTATCGGTCGATCAATATGTCCAGGGTGTTCGGGAAAACAACCGCACGATTCTCGCACAAGCCATCACCTTGGCCGAGAGCAACTCGGCAGTGCACATGAATATGGCACAAGAAGTGATCAGACAGCTTTTGCCGCACACCGGCAACTCGATTCGCATTGGCATCACGGGTGTGCCAGGGGCAGGGAAAAGCACGTTCATCGAAACATTTGGAACGATGCTGTGCGAGAAGGGACATCGCGTAGCCGTGCTGGCGGTCGATCCGAGCAGCACGGTGACCAGAGGAAGCATTCTCGGGGATAAGACCCGGATGGAGCTTCTGTCACGCAATCCAAACGCATTTATCCGACCCTCCGCAACAGGCGGTACGCTGGGCGGAGTCAATCGGAAAACGCGGGAGACCATGCTGATCTGCGAGGCGGCAGGGTACGATGTGATCCTAATAGAGACAGTTGGCGTGGGGCAAAGCGAGACGACGGTCCGGTCCATGGTCGATTTCTTTTTGCTTCTCATGCTGACAGGAGCTGGAGATGAGCTGCAAGGGATCAAAAAGGGAGTCATTGAAATAGCGGACGCCCTCTTGATCAACAAAGCAGACGGAGAGAACAAGCACAGGGCGCTCGTCGCACGGGGCGAGTACAATCGGGTTTTGCACTACCTCCAACCGGCTACGTCCGGCTGGGAGACAAAAGCGTACATGTGTTCAGCGCTGACAGGGGAAGGCATCGAAGAGATTTGGAGCGTCATCGGTCAATTTCGTGATCAGACGACTCGCACGGGTGGCTTCGATGCCCGCCGCAAAGCCCAGTCGCTGGATTGGATGCACAGCATGACGCAGGATTATTTGCGCGCTACCTTTTACAGCAATCCGGAAGTGGCGGGCATGCTGCCAACGATCGAAAGCGCCGTCGCAAGCGGACAGCTGTCTGTGACGAGCGCCGTCCAGCAATTGGTGGAACGATTTGAAAAACGCGATAGGGATGGAAAGTGA
- a CDS encoding acyl-CoA carboxylase subunit beta yields the protein MHEKIDELMERKFKVQLGGGDARIDAQHNRGKLTARERIDLLLDPDTFMELNPFVEHRATHFGLDKMEAPGEGVVTGYGKINGRPVYLFAQDFTVFGGALGEMHAMKIAKVMDLAAKNGAPFIGLNDSGGARIQEGVSSLDGYGTIFYRNAIYSGVIPQISVILGPCAGGAVYSPAITDFVFMVEKTSQMFITGPKVIETVTGEKISSEDLGGAKVHSTVSGNAHFTAETEQEVLEQVRRLLSFLPQNNRAKAPVHSSEEGKKWQEELLELVPAESTKVYDVRKVIEQIVDFGDFMEVQPNFARNIVIGLARIDGHSVGIIANQPKVMAGGLDIHSSDKLARFIRFCDCFNIPLLTFEDVSGFFPGINQEHGGIIRHGAKILYAYSEATVPKITVILRKAYGGAYVALNSKSIGADVVYAWPNAEIAVMGPEGAANIIFAKEIEQSADPAATRAEKIAEYREKFANPYVAASLGMVDDVIDPRETRMKVAQALEMLRDKQEDRPFKKHGNIPL from the coding sequence ATGCATGAAAAAATAGATGAGCTGATGGAACGGAAGTTTAAGGTCCAACTTGGCGGCGGGGACGCGCGGATTGATGCCCAGCACAATCGGGGCAAACTTACGGCGAGAGAGCGGATCGATCTGTTGCTAGATCCGGATACCTTTATGGAACTGAATCCCTTCGTGGAGCATCGCGCAACTCACTTTGGGCTGGATAAAATGGAAGCGCCAGGCGAAGGTGTCGTTACGGGATACGGGAAAATCAACGGTCGACCCGTCTACCTGTTTGCACAGGATTTCACGGTATTCGGCGGTGCACTCGGGGAAATGCATGCCATGAAGATCGCCAAAGTGATGGATTTGGCTGCAAAGAACGGCGCTCCCTTTATCGGATTGAACGATTCCGGCGGGGCGCGCATTCAGGAAGGGGTAAGCTCGCTGGATGGCTACGGAACGATCTTTTACCGTAACGCTATTTATTCCGGTGTCATTCCGCAAATCTCCGTCATCCTGGGACCGTGCGCAGGCGGAGCAGTTTATTCGCCAGCCATCACCGACTTCGTTTTCATGGTGGAAAAGACCAGCCAAATGTTCATTACGGGTCCTAAGGTAATCGAAACCGTAACGGGAGAAAAGATCTCGTCCGAAGATCTCGGTGGAGCGAAAGTGCATTCCACCGTAAGCGGAAACGCTCATTTCACCGCAGAAACCGAGCAAGAAGTACTCGAGCAAGTCCGTAGACTGCTCAGCTTTCTGCCGCAAAATAACCGGGCCAAAGCACCTGTCCACTCATCCGAGGAAGGGAAGAAGTGGCAGGAGGAGCTGCTGGAGCTGGTCCCGGCGGAAAGCACCAAGGTGTATGACGTTCGAAAGGTGATCGAGCAAATCGTCGACTTCGGAGACTTCATGGAAGTCCAGCCGAACTTCGCCCGCAACATCGTGATCGGCTTGGCACGAATTGACGGACATAGCGTAGGGATCATTGCCAACCAGCCAAAAGTCATGGCTGGAGGTCTAGACATCCACTCCTCCGACAAATTGGCGCGATTCATCCGTTTCTGCGATTGCTTCAACATCCCTCTCCTGACATTTGAAGATGTATCCGGATTTTTCCCGGGGATCAACCAGGAGCATGGGGGCATCATCCGTCACGGAGCGAAAATCCTCTACGCCTATTCAGAAGCGACCGTGCCGAAAATTACCGTGATTCTGCGCAAAGCATACGGCGGCGCCTATGTGGCTCTTAACTCCAAGTCGATCGGCGCGGACGTCGTGTACGCATGGCCCAATGCGGAAATCGCGGTCATGGGTCCAGAGGGAGCAGCCAATATCATCTTTGCAAAAGAGATCGAACAAAGCGCTGATCCAGCGGCTACTCGTGCAGAAAAAATCGCAGAGTATCGCGAGAAGTTTGCCAATCCGTACGTCGCAGCGAGTCTGGGCATGGTCGACGACGTTATCGACCCGCGCGAGACGCGAATGAAAGTCGCACAAGCGCTGGAAATGCTGAGAGACAAACAGGAAGATCGTCCATTTAAAAAGCATGGGAATATCCCATTGTAG
- a CDS encoding acetyl-CoA carboxylase biotin carboxyl carrier protein yields the protein MKLHDIRELVKLVNQSSIEELEWESGNTSIVIKKAAPVFIAAQEISPVPAVEVEAGYQEAAATAELIGQVQESSVVTHTIASPAVGIFTSSVAIGQRVQSGDVVGRCSVDALQLSQDIVSSIQGEVVEIFAADGQLVDYSRALMAVKQS from the coding sequence ATGAAACTGCATGATATTCGCGAGCTCGTCAAACTGGTCAATCAATCCTCGATCGAAGAGCTGGAGTGGGAGAGCGGCAACACTTCGATCGTGATTAAAAAAGCAGCTCCTGTATTCATCGCTGCGCAAGAAATCTCTCCCGTTCCTGCAGTTGAAGTAGAGGCTGGTTACCAGGAAGCAGCAGCTACGGCTGAGCTCATCGGGCAAGTACAGGAATCATCCGTCGTGACACATACGATCGCTTCGCCGGCAGTAGGGATCTTCACGTCATCGGTAGCGATCGGTCAACGGGTCCAATCCGGCGATGTCGTGGGCCGTTGTTCCGTAGACGCTTTGCAGCTTTCTCAAGACATTGTCTCTTCCATCCAAGGAGAAGTCGTAGAAATTTTCGCAGCAGACGGTCAGCTCGTCGATTACAGCCGGGCACTGATGGCTGTCAAGCAAAGCTAG
- the accC gene encoding acetyl-CoA carboxylase biotin carboxylase subunit, which produces MFTKVLVANRGEIAVRIIRACRELGIATVAVYSEADREALHVQLADEAYCIGPTASKDSYLNMPRIMSIALLTKADAIHPGYGFLAENASFAQLCQDCSITFIGPDPDAITKMGDKSEAKATMSLASVPLVPGTEGLIGDIEEALEVAASIGYPVIVKATAGGGGRGMRLAYDEQELTKAIHQAQKEAESAFGNAGVYLEKYVEEPRHVEIQIMADKHGNAVYLGERDCSIQRRHQKLVEEAPSPALDGELREKMGQAAVAAAKAVRYHGAGTVEFLLDKHGQFYFMEMNTRIQVEHPVTEMITGIDLIKEQISVAAGNPLSFTQEDVKINGWAIECRINAENPSKNFMPSPGKVTGYLPPGGYGVRVDSAVYPGYEISPFYDSMVAKLIVWGTDRSEAIARMRRALDEFVIEGVHTTVPFHEKLLVHPDFVAGQFATNFLEKNKLDL; this is translated from the coding sequence ATGTTTACGAAAGTCTTAGTCGCCAACCGCGGAGAGATTGCTGTCAGAATCATTCGCGCTTGCCGAGAATTGGGAATTGCCACCGTCGCCGTCTACTCAGAGGCCGATCGTGAAGCCCTGCACGTTCAGTTGGCAGACGAAGCGTATTGCATTGGACCGACTGCTTCCAAAGACAGCTACCTGAACATGCCTCGAATCATGAGCATCGCCTTGTTGACGAAGGCGGATGCGATTCATCCTGGATACGGTTTCCTTGCAGAAAATGCGTCATTTGCTCAACTATGCCAGGATTGCTCGATTACCTTCATCGGTCCAGATCCGGATGCGATTACCAAAATGGGGGATAAATCCGAGGCGAAGGCAACCATGAGCTTGGCCAGTGTGCCGTTGGTGCCGGGGACGGAGGGACTGATCGGTGACATCGAGGAAGCTTTGGAGGTTGCGGCAAGTATCGGTTATCCGGTGATAGTCAAAGCCACTGCCGGCGGTGGAGGAAGAGGGATGCGTCTCGCCTACGACGAGCAAGAGCTCACCAAAGCCATCCATCAAGCCCAGAAAGAAGCGGAGTCCGCTTTCGGGAACGCAGGCGTGTATTTGGAAAAATACGTAGAAGAACCGCGTCACGTCGAGATTCAGATCATGGCCGACAAGCACGGCAATGCCGTTTATTTGGGCGAGCGTGATTGCTCTATCCAGAGGCGCCATCAGAAGCTGGTAGAAGAAGCGCCATCTCCAGCACTGGATGGTGAGCTTCGTGAGAAAATGGGGCAAGCTGCAGTGGCGGCAGCCAAGGCTGTTCGTTATCACGGTGCCGGCACCGTCGAGTTTTTGCTGGATAAGCATGGGCAGTTCTATTTTATGGAAATGAACACCCGCATTCAGGTGGAGCATCCAGTCACGGAAATGATCACCGGAATAGATCTCATCAAGGAACAAATATCAGTAGCAGCAGGAAATCCGCTTTCCTTTACCCAAGAGGATGTCAAAATCAACGGATGGGCGATTGAATGCCGGATCAATGCAGAAAATCCCTCCAAGAACTTTATGCCGTCACCTGGCAAAGTCACGGGTTATTTGCCCCCAGGAGGATATGGCGTACGAGTGGACAGCGCCGTATATCCTGGCTACGAGATTTCTCCGTTCTACGATTCCATGGTGGCAAAGCTCATCGTATGGGGGACGGACCGAAGCGAGGCTATTGCCCGCATGCGCCGCGCACTCGATGAATTTGTAATCGAAGGGGTGCACACGACCGTTCCATTCCATGAAAAGCTGCTTGTCCACCCTGACTTTGTAGCAGGACAGTTTGCAACAAACTTCCTGGAGAAAAACAAGCTTGACCTGTAG
- a CDS encoding cation diffusion facilitator family transporter, whose product MEIYEDIKKGEKGAWISIITYICLSILKLGVGYVSNSEALLADGLNNTTDIIASIAVLIGLKISRKPPDKDHPYGHFRAETISALIASFIMISVGIQVLYQAVIGLFSPDVQAPDLLAAWTALFCAMIMFIVYRYNRQLAQKIKSQAMMAAAQDNRSDALVSIGAFIGIMGSQLGLPWLDSLTAVVVGVIICKTAWDIFREATHTLTDGFDEETLETFKQTIEDTPGVEFIKDIKARKHGSSVLVDAVITVDHRLNVIQSHEITEEIEKKMLREYRIRHVHVHIEPK is encoded by the coding sequence TTGGAAATTTACGAGGATATTAAAAAAGGGGAAAAGGGTGCATGGATCAGCATTATCACCTACATCTGCCTTTCCATACTTAAACTAGGGGTTGGCTATGTTTCGAATTCGGAGGCATTGCTGGCGGACGGACTCAACAATACGACAGATATTATCGCTTCCATCGCGGTTTTAATTGGACTGAAAATATCTCGTAAGCCTCCTGATAAGGATCACCCGTACGGCCATTTTCGTGCAGAAACCATCAGTGCACTTATCGCATCTTTTATCATGATTTCCGTAGGGATACAGGTACTCTATCAAGCGGTGATCGGATTATTTTCCCCAGATGTTCAGGCGCCAGATTTGCTGGCGGCATGGACTGCGCTCTTTTGTGCAATGATTATGTTCATTGTGTATCGCTACAATCGTCAGCTAGCACAGAAAATCAAAAGCCAAGCCATGATGGCAGCAGCACAGGACAATCGTTCTGACGCACTCGTCAGTATCGGGGCATTTATCGGAATCATGGGTTCGCAGTTGGGTCTGCCTTGGCTCGATTCGCTCACAGCCGTCGTGGTGGGTGTCATCATATGCAAGACCGCTTGGGATATTTTCCGTGAAGCTACCCATACGCTCACGGATGGATTCGACGAAGAAACGCTCGAGACGTTTAAGCAAACGATCGAAGACACGCCTGGAGTTGAATTCATTAAAGACATCAAAGCAAGGAAGCATGGGAGCAGTGTCCTCGTAGATGCTGTCATTACCGTAGATCACAGGCTGAACGTTATCCAAAGCCATGAGATTACAGAAGAGATCGAAAAGAAAATGCTGCGTGAATACCGCATCCGCCATGTGCATGTTCATATTGAGCCGAAGTAA
- a CDS encoding MBL fold metallo-hydrolase, whose translation MLVQVAKGIHQLSIRFPFGMRQVNSYVIEGSKGVTIVDTGSCAEQSMDIWKSALPMGTKVEKVLLTHAHTDHIGLAKWLRERYDAPVLLSRLGYEEMQKFHTRLKEYKGDESVDYPYFLQHGGPAISEKALLEQVDADFFEPDELLEDEQEIVLGDFLFESIWTPGHSPDHFCFYDRSNGVLLAGDHVLNDISPLIPIWSEEEGNPLRSYFQSLDKIVRLPVQIALPGHGSMIQDLPARVAELRIGHEQRMQQILEGVAAGGSTAGEIAKVVYGLEKLSIRHMAEFLMTLSRILYLESEGRLRAEKVEGKVRFHVMG comes from the coding sequence ATGCTGGTTCAGGTGGCAAAAGGGATTCATCAACTATCGATTCGATTTCCATTCGGCATGAGACAAGTGAACAGTTATGTCATAGAAGGAAGTAAAGGGGTCACGATCGTAGACACGGGCAGCTGCGCTGAGCAGTCCATGGATATCTGGAAAAGCGCGCTTCCTATGGGAACGAAGGTGGAAAAAGTGCTGCTGACGCATGCGCACACCGATCACATCGGTTTGGCTAAGTGGCTGCGGGAGCGCTACGATGCACCTGTACTCCTCTCACGACTTGGCTATGAGGAGATGCAAAAATTTCACACGAGATTGAAAGAGTATAAAGGGGATGAGTCCGTAGATTATCCCTATTTTCTTCAGCATGGGGGTCCGGCAATCAGTGAAAAGGCATTGCTGGAGCAAGTAGACGCCGATTTTTTCGAGCCGGATGAACTCCTGGAGGACGAGCAGGAGATCGTATTGGGAGACTTTTTGTTCGAGTCGATCTGGACGCCAGGTCACTCGCCCGATCACTTCTGTTTTTACGATCGTTCCAATGGCGTACTGCTGGCTGGCGATCACGTGTTGAATGATATTTCCCCGCTCATTCCCATCTGGTCCGAAGAGGAAGGCAATCCGCTGCGCTCCTATTTTCAATCGCTGGACAAGATAGTTCGGCTTCCCGTACAGATCGCCTTGCCTGGACATGGCAGCATGATTCAGGATTTGCCTGCGAGAGTCGCTGAGCTGCGAATCGGGCATGAGCAGCGCATGCAGCAAATTCTGGAGGGAGTAGCTGCGGGCGGCAGCACGGCTGGCGAGATCGCAAAAGTCGTGTACGGCCTGGAGAAGCTATCCATACGGCACATGGCCGAGTTTCTCATGACACTGTCCCGGATCTTGTATCTCGAATCGGAAGGCAGATTGCGTGCAGAGAAAGTAGAAGGGAAAGTCCGTTTTCATGTGATGGGCTAG